A portion of the Enterobacter sp. SA187 genome contains these proteins:
- a CDS encoding nucleoside permease codes for MGITVRLKIMSFLQYFIWGSWLVTLGSYMINTLHFTGANVGMVYSSKGLAAIIMPGIMGIIADKWLRAERAYLLCHLVCAGAMFYAASVSTPDLMFWVMLVNAMAFMPTIALSNSISYSCLAQAGLDTVSHFPPIRVYGTVGFIIAMWTVSLMDLELSSAQLYIASASSLCLAVYSLTLPRIPTVAKKVSQSWSSKLGLDAFVLFKNPRMAVFFLFAMLLGAVLQITNVFGNPFLHDFARQPEFADSLVVRYPSILLSVSQMAEIGFILTIPFFLRRYGIKTVMLMSMVAWMLRFGLFAFGDPSPFGCMLLLMSMIVYGCAFDFFNISGSVFVEQEVSSEIRASAQGLFMTMVNGVGAYVGSILSGLAVDYFSVDGVKDWQTIWLVFAGYALALAVIFYFAFNYKHQPDKRADVVRSEV; via the coding sequence ATGGGGATCACGGTTCGCTTAAAAATCATGTCGTTTTTGCAGTATTTCATCTGGGGAAGCTGGCTGGTGACCCTCGGTTCGTACATGATCAATACCCTGCATTTTACCGGCGCAAATGTGGGGATGGTCTACAGCTCGAAAGGGCTGGCGGCCATTATCATGCCGGGCATTATGGGGATCATCGCCGATAAATGGCTGCGGGCGGAGCGGGCTTACCTGCTGTGCCATCTGGTGTGCGCCGGGGCGATGTTTTACGCCGCCAGCGTCAGTACGCCGGATCTGATGTTCTGGGTGATGCTGGTCAACGCGATGGCCTTTATGCCGACCATTGCGCTGTCGAACAGTATTTCTTACTCGTGTCTTGCGCAGGCAGGGCTGGATACGGTCAGCCATTTTCCGCCGATCCGCGTTTACGGCACAGTGGGCTTTATTATCGCCATGTGGACGGTCAGCCTGATGGATCTGGAACTGAGCAGCGCCCAGCTCTATATCGCCTCTGCTTCATCACTGTGCCTTGCGGTCTACTCCTTAACGCTGCCCAGAATCCCGACGGTGGCGAAAAAAGTGTCGCAGTCGTGGAGCAGTAAGCTCGGCCTTGATGCTTTTGTGTTGTTCAAAAATCCCCGTATGGCGGTGTTTTTTCTCTTTGCCATGCTGCTGGGCGCGGTGCTGCAAATCACTAACGTGTTTGGCAATCCCTTCCTGCATGACTTTGCCCGCCAGCCGGAGTTTGCCGACAGCCTGGTGGTGAGATACCCGTCGATTTTGTTGTCTGTATCGCAAATGGCAGAGATCGGTTTTATCCTCACCATCCCGTTTTTTCTGCGGCGTTACGGCATAAAAACGGTGATGCTGATGAGCATGGTGGCGTGGATGCTGCGCTTTGGGCTGTTCGCCTTTGGCGATCCGTCGCCGTTCGGCTGTATGCTGCTGCTGATGTCGATGATTGTTTACGGCTGCGCTTTTGATTTCTTCAACATTTCCGGTTCGGTGTTTGTTGAGCAGGAGGTCAGTTCAGAGATCCGCGCCAGCGCGCAGGGCCTGTTTATGACCATGGTCAACGGCGTCGGTGCGTATGTCGGCTCAATCCTGAGCGGGCTGGCGGTGGATTATTTTTCCGTTGATGGCGTGAAGGACTGGCAGACCATCTGGCTGGTGTTTGCTGGCTATGCCCTGGCGCTGGCGGTGATCTTTTATTTCGCCTTTAACTATAAACATCAACCTGATAAGCGCGCAGATGTGGTACGTTCAGAGGTTTAA
- a CDS encoding LysR family transcriptional regulator: MEPLYKIDLKLLRYFLAVAEELHFGRAAARLNMSQPPLSFHIKDLENQLGTQLFVRHSRSVVLTHAGKILLEESRRLLSNVNQALARVEQIGRGEAGRIELGVVGTALWSGMRNVLYRFLKDNPDVEVRFREKSPGRQQTLLERRELDAGIWRMAQDLPAGLTRQRVQQAAFLVAMPDEHPLTARSSIPLSLLRDEHFVTLPSVHSDWAFLQRVCQRAGFSPVIVREAVEPQTVLAMISMGMGITLMADSYAQMQWPGVAFRPLEERIPADLYVVYEEKQVTPVLAGLLAALTHQA, encoded by the coding sequence ATGGAACCGCTGTACAAAATCGACCTGAAACTGCTGCGCTATTTTCTGGCTGTGGCAGAAGAACTGCACTTCGGGCGGGCTGCGGCCCGCCTTAACATGTCGCAGCCGCCCCTGAGTTTTCACATCAAAGACCTGGAAAACCAGCTGGGGACGCAGCTGTTTGTCCGCCATTCCCGCAGCGTGGTGTTAACCCATGCGGGAAAGATTTTGCTGGAGGAGTCGCGCCGTCTGCTGAGTAACGTCAACCAGGCGCTGGCGCGGGTGGAGCAGATCGGGCGAGGCGAGGCAGGGCGCATAGAGTTGGGCGTGGTGGGCACGGCGCTGTGGAGCGGCATGCGTAACGTCCTGTATCGCTTTCTGAAGGACAATCCGGACGTCGAGGTGCGGTTTCGTGAGAAATCACCCGGAAGGCAGCAGACGCTGCTGGAGCGGCGGGAACTGGATGCCGGTATCTGGCGGATGGCGCAGGATCTGCCCGCCGGGCTGACCCGCCAGCGGGTGCAGCAGGCGGCGTTTCTGGTGGCGATGCCGGATGAGCATCCGCTGACGGCCCGCTCATCCATTCCGCTGTCGCTATTGCGCGATGAACATTTTGTCACGCTGCCGTCGGTGCATTCTGACTGGGCGTTCCTGCAACGGGTCTGCCAGCGGGCGGGATTTTCACCGGTGATCGTGCGCGAAGCGGTGGAGCCGCAAACAGTGCTGGCGATGATCAGCATGGGGATGGGCATCACCCTGATGGCGGACAGCTACGCGCAAATGCAGTGGCCCGGCGTGGCATTTCGCCCGCTCGAAGAACGTATTCCCGCGGATTTGTATGTGGTGTATGAGGAAAAACAGGTGACGCCGGTGTTAGCGGGTTTACTGGCGGCGCTGACGCATCAAGCGTAA
- the gltX gene encoding glutamate--tRNA ligase, whose translation MKIKTRFAPSPTGYLHVGGARTALYSWLFARHHDGEFVLRIEDTDLERSTPEAIEAIMDGMNWLSLEWDEGPYFQTKRFDRYNAVIDDMLKVGTAYKCYCSKERLDALREEQMAKGEKPRYDGRCRHGHEHHADDEPCVVRFANPQEGSVIFDDQIRGPIEFSNQELDDLIIRRTDGSPTYNFCVVVDDWDMEITHVIRGEDHINNTPRQINILKALNAPVPVYAHVSMINGDDGKKLSKRHGAVSVMQYRDDGYLPEALLNYLVRLGWSSGDQEIFSREEMIKLFSLGAVSKSASAFNTEKLQWLNHHYINTLPPEYVATHLQWHIEQQNIDTRNGPQLADLVKLLGERCKTLKEMAESCHYFYQDFEELDADAAKKHLRPVACQPLEVVRDKLAAITDWTAENVHHAIQATADELEVGMGKVGMPLRVAVTGAGQSPALDVTVHAIGKTRSVERINKALEYIAARESQQ comes from the coding sequence ATGAAAATTAAAACTCGCTTCGCGCCAAGCCCCACTGGCTATCTGCATGTTGGTGGTGCGCGTACCGCGCTCTATTCCTGGCTTTTTGCACGTCATCACGACGGTGAGTTTGTGCTGCGTATTGAAGACACCGATCTTGAGCGCTCTACGCCGGAGGCTATCGAAGCCATCATGGACGGCATGAACTGGCTGAGCCTGGAGTGGGATGAAGGCCCGTATTTCCAGACTAAACGTTTCGATCGCTACAACGCGGTGATCGACGACATGTTAAAAGTTGGCACGGCGTATAAATGCTACTGCTCTAAAGAGCGCCTGGACGCGCTGCGTGAAGAACAGATGGCGAAGGGCGAAAAGCCGCGCTACGACGGCCGCTGCCGTCACGGTCATGAGCATCATGCTGACGACGAACCCTGCGTTGTGCGTTTTGCTAACCCGCAGGAAGGTTCGGTAATTTTTGACGATCAGATCCGTGGCCCGATTGAGTTCAGCAACCAGGAGCTGGACGATCTGATTATCCGCCGTACAGACGGTTCCCCGACCTATAACTTCTGTGTGGTGGTGGACGACTGGGATATGGAGATCACTCACGTGATCCGCGGCGAAGACCATATCAATAACACCCCGCGCCAGATTAACATCCTTAAAGCGCTGAATGCGCCGGTGCCGGTGTATGCGCACGTATCGATGATCAACGGCGACGATGGCAAAAAACTATCCAAACGTCACGGCGCGGTCAGCGTCATGCAGTATCGCGACGACGGCTATCTGCCGGAAGCGCTGCTCAACTATCTGGTGCGCCTCGGCTGGTCCAGCGGCGATCAGGAAATTTTCTCCCGTGAAGAGATGATCAAGCTGTTTTCACTCGGCGCGGTCAGCAAATCCGCCAGTGCGTTCAACACCGAAAAACTGCAGTGGCTGAACCACCATTACATCAACACCCTGCCGCCGGAATACGTCGCCACCCATCTGCAATGGCATATCGAGCAGCAGAACATCGACACCCGCAACGGTCCGCAGCTGGCGGATCTGGTGAAACTGCTGGGCGAGCGTTGCAAAACCCTGAAAGAGATGGCGGAGAGCTGCCACTACTTCTACCAGGACTTCGAGGAGCTGGATGCGGATGCGGCGAAAAAACACCTGCGTCCGGTAGCGTGTCAACCGCTGGAAGTGGTGCGCGACAAGCTGGCGGCCATTACCGACTGGACGGCGGAAAATGTGCATCACGCTATTCAGGCTACTGCAGACGAGCTGGAAGTGGGGATGGGCAAAGTGGGGATGCCGCTGCGTGTGGCGGTGACGGGCGCAGGCCAGTCTCCGGCGCTGGACGTTACCGTGCATGCCATCGGTAAAACCCGCAGCGTTGAGCGCATCAATAAAGCGCTGGAATATATTGCCGCACGCGAAAGCCAGCAGTAA
- a CDS encoding YfeC-like transcriptional regulator, which translates to MMKIPDRLTTEELADYVGMTKQTVNRWIRRYGWHTEKIPGVKGGRGRQILIDNKVRAFIMKLPKFRHLAAGRLLAEAPAPYGNISPALRQIVSVLQTMTSSEETQLDRLLKREGLQYMLSRLDIHDRDAAGK; encoded by the coding sequence ATGATGAAAATACCTGATAGATTAACCACTGAAGAGCTGGCTGATTATGTTGGCATGACAAAACAGACGGTGAATCGCTGGATCCGCAGATACGGCTGGCACACCGAAAAGATCCCCGGCGTAAAAGGTGGACGAGGAAGGCAGATCCTTATCGATAATAAGGTGCGGGCTTTTATTATGAAGCTGCCAAAATTTCGTCATCTTGCAGCTGGTCGTTTACTGGCTGAAGCCCCTGCCCCTTATGGCAATATATCGCCAGCACTGCGTCAGATCGTCAGCGTTTTACAAACAATGACGTCTTCCGAAGAAACGCAACTGGATCGTCTGTTGAAGAGGGAAGGATTGCAGTACATGCTGAGCCGCCTCGACATCCATGACAGGGACGCCGCAGGCAAATAA
- a CDS encoding YfeC-like transcriptional regulator encodes MIKERMTPDELARLTGYSRQTINKWVRKEGWVTSPKPGVQGGKARLVHINEQVREFIRNARRAIDDSTGDEAYGLEPSLEALLMTLAKEMTPAEQKQLTSLLLREGISGLLQRLGLRDQN; translated from the coding sequence ATGATCAAGGAACGGATGACGCCGGATGAGCTCGCCAGGCTCACGGGATACAGTCGCCAGACCATCAATAAATGGGTGCGTAAAGAAGGCTGGGTTACCTCGCCAAAACCAGGCGTTCAGGGTGGAAAAGCCCGTCTGGTGCATATCAATGAGCAGGTGCGCGAATTTATACGCAATGCGCGCCGCGCGATCGATGACAGTACCGGTGACGAGGCGTACGGCCTTGAGCCCTCGCTGGAAGCGCTTTTAATGACGCTGGCGAAGGAAATGACCCCGGCAGAACAAAAACAGCTGACTTCCTTGCTGCTACGCGAGGGCATCAGCGGCTTATTACAACGGCTCGGTCTGCGCGACCAGAACTAA
- a CDS encoding sensor domain-containing phosphodiesterase: MKINIYKHATLFILAFIICLAAVTTSRILSPTALVQAGDAFLAWLPLSAMLSIILLFGRRSILPIVVAFALINHWLMDLSLREAVLLLFCQIAPVLLACALVRWRLGSRWRYAFPDKYMGVRIFWLGFFAPAGIKLSMYLANEWFDYPVSLSNFSDPTSVIYNIIDLQSLICAVLIFTPLFYYPLRMLVNPHYARTFWRRSIIPIFSLRKRIFTVSWLLALSFILIVLCSPIEAKYIAGYLVPIVFILFMVAVREFTPPLIALSWGIAAWFLVAYNRNFLHGVGTDYSLAFVLSVLIAVTICILYTAHIYHRSEWLRRVWKSQALTDPLTGLPNLRALEQHLEQHPHVVVCCLHLQNLEFLSRHYGMMMRVHCKRSIARDLQPLMLAHEKLFRLPGSELLLVLDGQEPEARLQHMVDYLNSRKIFWHNTPIEIEFGASWGVIEGAGENLHHTLGQLSWLSGQASTTQRVLALTQSIDRVTDQTTGQVLMLNSVKRALEEGGLVLYAQPVRRADGSGYHEILTRLQCDGEIVTPDRFIPVISRFNLSPRFDMLVVETLLRWLRAHPVPCDGARFSVNLMPMTLMQKASATELIALFTRYGVSPQCVIIEITEEQAFSHAEATLHNIQQLRDFGFKIAIDDFGTGYANFERLKRLHADIIKIDGTFVKDIERDPLDAMIVQAICTLAKAKSLTVVAEFVETQAQRELLLELGVEYLQGYLLGKPQPLGD; encoded by the coding sequence ATGAAAATTAATATTTATAAACACGCAACACTATTTATACTTGCATTCATTATTTGTCTCGCAGCCGTTACAACTTCCCGAATTCTTTCACCAACAGCGCTGGTCCAGGCGGGGGATGCTTTTCTGGCCTGGTTACCCTTGAGCGCGATGCTGTCCATTATTCTGCTCTTTGGTCGACGAAGTATATTGCCGATCGTCGTGGCCTTCGCGTTAATAAATCACTGGCTGATGGATCTCTCCTTACGTGAGGCCGTGTTACTGCTCTTTTGCCAGATCGCGCCGGTACTGCTGGCCTGCGCCCTTGTGCGATGGCGGCTGGGCAGCCGCTGGCGTTACGCCTTTCCGGATAAATACATGGGTGTCCGGATATTCTGGTTAGGATTTTTCGCGCCCGCCGGTATTAAACTCTCAATGTATTTAGCGAATGAATGGTTCGATTATCCGGTTTCCCTTTCCAACTTCTCGGATCCCACGTCGGTTATTTATAATATTATTGATTTGCAGAGTCTTATCTGCGCCGTGCTAATTTTCACCCCCTTGTTTTATTATCCGCTACGCATGCTGGTGAACCCGCACTATGCCCGTACTTTCTGGCGTCGCAGTATTATTCCGATTTTTTCTTTGCGTAAACGTATTTTTACTGTTAGCTGGTTGTTGGCTTTAAGTTTTATTCTGATCGTTCTTTGTAGTCCCATCGAAGCGAAATATATCGCCGGTTACCTGGTGCCAATCGTATTCATCCTGTTTATGGTCGCCGTGCGGGAATTCACGCCGCCGCTGATCGCGTTAAGCTGGGGGATCGCCGCGTGGTTCCTGGTGGCCTACAATCGCAATTTTCTGCATGGCGTCGGCACAGACTATTCGCTGGCTTTTGTGCTGTCGGTGCTCATCGCGGTGACAATCTGTATTCTCTATACGGCGCATATTTATCACCGTAGCGAGTGGCTCAGGCGGGTATGGAAATCTCAGGCGCTTACCGACCCGCTGACCGGCCTGCCCAATCTGCGTGCCCTGGAGCAGCATCTGGAACAGCATCCCCACGTGGTCGTGTGCTGTCTGCATTTGCAAAACCTGGAATTTTTAAGCCGTCACTACGGCATGATGATGCGCGTGCACTGTAAGCGCAGCATTGCCCGCGACCTGCAACCGCTGATGCTGGCGCATGAGAAGCTGTTCCGCCTGCCGGGAAGCGAGTTATTACTGGTGCTGGATGGGCAGGAGCCAGAAGCGCGTTTGCAGCATATGGTGGATTATCTCAACAGCCGGAAAATCTTCTGGCACAACACGCCGATTGAGATTGAATTTGGCGCGTCCTGGGGCGTTATCGAAGGCGCGGGCGAAAACCTGCACCATACGCTGGGACAGCTTAGCTGGCTTTCCGGTCAGGCCAGCACGACACAGCGCGTACTGGCGCTGACGCAAAGTATCGACAGAGTCACCGACCAGACTACCGGGCAGGTGCTGATGTTGAACAGCGTAAAGCGCGCGCTGGAAGAGGGGGGACTGGTGCTCTACGCCCAGCCGGTCCGGAGGGCGGATGGCAGCGGCTACCACGAGATTTTAACCCGTCTGCAATGCGACGGCGAAATCGTTACCCCGGATCGTTTTATCCCGGTGATCAGCCGTTTTAATCTCAGTCCGCGCTTTGACATGCTGGTGGTCGAAACCCTGTTGCGCTGGCTACGGGCGCATCCGGTCCCCTGCGACGGGGCGCGTTTTTCCGTCAACCTGATGCCCATGACGCTGATGCAAAAGGCGTCGGCGACAGAACTTATCGCGCTCTTTACGCGTTACGGCGTGTCGCCACAGTGCGTGATTATCGAGATCACTGAAGAGCAGGCCTTTTCCCATGCCGAAGCCACTTTGCATAACATTCAGCAACTGCGTGATTTCGGCTTTAAAATCGCCATTGATGATTTTGGAACCGGCTACGCCAATTTTGAGCGCTTAAAACGTCTGCATGCGGATATTATTAAAATTGACGGCACCTTCGTAAAAGACATCGAGCGTGACCCGTTAGATGCGATGATCGTGCAGGCGATTTGCACGCTGGCGAAAGCGAAATCGCTGACGGTGGTGGCAGAATTTGTGGAAACGCAGGCGCAGCGTGAGCTGCTGCTGGAGCTGGGCGTGGAATATTTGCAGGGATATTTACTGGGTAAACCGCAGCCTTTAGGCGACTAA
- a CDS encoding NupC/NupG family nucleoside CNT transporter — MSRVLHFVLALAVVALLALLLSSDRKKIRIRFVIQLLVIEVLLAWFFLNSDVGLGFVRGFSEMFEKLLGFANEGTNFVFGKMNDEGLAFFFLKVLCPIVFISALIGILQHIRVLPIVIRAIGTVLSKVNGMGKLESFNAVSSLILGQSENFIAYKDILGNMSRNRMYTMAATAMSTVSMSIVGAYMTMLQPKYVVAALVLNMFSTFIVLSLINPYRVDESEENLQMANLHEGQSFFEMLGEYILAGFKVAIIVAAMLIGFIALISALNALFATVFGISFQGILGYIFYPVAWVMGVPSHEALQVGSIMATKLVSNEFVAMMDLQKIAGTLSPRAEGILSVFLVSFANFSSIGIIAGAIKGLNEEQGNVVSRFGLKLVYGSTLVSILSASIAALVL; from the coding sequence ATGTCCCGCGTTCTTCACTTTGTTCTGGCGCTTGCCGTTGTGGCCTTGCTTGCCTTGTTGTTAAGCAGCGACCGCAAAAAAATTCGCATTCGCTTTGTTATTCAACTTCTTGTTATTGAAGTTTTACTGGCCTGGTTCTTCCTGAACTCCGATGTCGGTCTGGGCTTTGTAAGAGGCTTCTCCGAAATGTTTGAAAAACTGCTCGGATTCGCCAATGAAGGGACAAACTTCGTCTTCGGCAAAATGAATGATGAAGGCCTGGCATTCTTCTTCCTGAAAGTGCTGTGCCCTATCGTCTTCATTTCTGCGCTGATCGGTATCCTGCAACACATTCGTGTGCTGCCGATTGTGATCCGTGCCATTGGTACCGTGCTGTCAAAAGTCAACGGTATGGGCAAACTGGAATCCTTTAACGCCGTCAGCTCGCTGATTCTGGGGCAGTCAGAAAACTTCATCGCCTACAAAGACATCCTCGGCAATATGTCCCGTAACCGCATGTACACCATGGCGGCCACGGCGATGTCTACCGTGTCCATGTCCATCGTGGGCGCGTATATGACCATGCTGCAACCGAAATACGTTGTCGCCGCGCTGGTTCTGAACATGTTCAGCACCTTTATCGTGCTGTCGCTTATCAACCCGTACCGTGTTGATGAGAGCGAAGAAAATCTGCAAATGGCCAACCTGCACGAAGGCCAGAGCTTCTTTGAAATGCTGGGTGAGTACATTCTGGCGGGCTTCAAAGTGGCGATTATCGTGGCGGCGATGCTGATTGGTTTTATCGCGCTGATCTCTGCGCTGAACGCTCTGTTTGCGACCGTGTTTGGTATATCTTTCCAGGGCATTCTGGGCTACATCTTCTACCCGGTCGCCTGGGTGATGGGTGTGCCATCTCATGAAGCCCTGCAGGTGGGCAGTATTATGGCCACCAAGCTGGTATCTAACGAATTCGTGGCGATGATGGATCTGCAAAAAATTGCCGGCACCCTCTCCCCGCGCGCAGAAGGCATTCTGTCTGTGTTCCTCGTTTCCTTCGCAAACTTCTCGTCCATCGGTATCATTGCCGGTGCGATTAAAGGTCTGAATGAAGAACAGGGTAACGTGGTCTCTCGCTTTGGCCTGAAACTGGTCTACGGCTCGACGCTGGTGAGTATCCTGTCTGCATCAATCGCCGCGCTGGTACTGTAA
- a CDS encoding Nramp family divalent metal transporter — MNDSRVESNSGRAARKLRFALMGPAFVAAIGYIDPGNFATNIQAGASFGYQLLWVVVWANLMAMLIQILSAKLGIATGKNLAEQIRDHYPRPLVWFYWVQAEIIAMATDLAEFIGAAIGFKLLLGVSLLQGAVLTGIATFLILMLQKRGQKPLEKVIGGLLLFVAAAYIVELFFSQPKLAALGKGMLIPSLPTTEAVFLAAGVLGATIMPHVIYLHSSLTQHLHGGSRKERYSATKWDVAIAMTIAGFVNLAMMATAAAAFHFSGHTGVADLDEAYLTLEPLLSHAAATIFGLSLVAAGLSSTVVGTLAGQVVMQGFIRFHIPLWVRRTVTMLPSFIVILMGLDPTRILVMSQVLLSFGIALALVPLLVFTSDSKLMGELVNTPLVKRIGWLIVLLVVVLNMWLLVGTVTGL, encoded by the coding sequence ATGAACGACAGTCGCGTTGAGAGTAACAGTGGTCGTGCGGCGCGCAAGCTTAGGTTCGCATTAATGGGACCTGCGTTCGTTGCCGCTATCGGTTATATCGATCCAGGCAACTTTGCCACCAATATTCAGGCGGGAGCCAGTTTTGGCTACCAGCTGCTGTGGGTAGTGGTCTGGGCGAACCTGATGGCGATGCTCATTCAGATCCTGTCTGCCAAACTGGGCATTGCCACCGGTAAAAACCTGGCCGAACAGATCCGCGACCACTATCCGCGTCCGCTGGTGTGGTTTTACTGGGTGCAGGCGGAGATCATCGCCATGGCGACAGATCTGGCGGAATTTATCGGCGCGGCCATCGGCTTTAAATTACTGCTCGGCGTATCGCTGCTGCAGGGCGCGGTGCTGACGGGTATCGCCACTTTTCTGATCCTGATGCTGCAAAAACGCGGCCAAAAACCGCTGGAAAAAGTGATCGGCGGCCTGCTGCTGTTTGTGGCGGCGGCCTATATCGTCGAGCTGTTTTTCTCGCAACCAAAACTGGCGGCGTTAGGTAAAGGGATGCTGATCCCCAGTCTGCCGACTACCGAGGCTGTGTTTCTCGCGGCGGGCGTGCTGGGCGCGACCATTATGCCGCACGTGATCTATTTGCACTCCTCGTTGACGCAGCATCTGCATGGCGGATCGCGCAAAGAGCGCTATTCGGCCACCAAATGGGATGTGGCGATCGCCATGACCATCGCCGGTTTTGTTAATCTGGCGATGATGGCGACCGCGGCGGCAGCGTTCCATTTCAGCGGTCACACCGGCGTGGCCGATCTCGATGAAGCCTATCTGACGCTGGAGCCGCTTCTGAGCCACGCGGCGGCCACCATTTTTGGCCTTAGCCTTGTGGCGGCAGGGCTGTCATCCACCGTCGTCGGCACGCTGGCGGGACAGGTAGTGATGCAGGGCTTTATCCGCTTCCATATTCCGTTATGGGTGCGCCGTACCGTGACTATGCTGCCGTCGTTTATTGTGATTTTGATGGGGCTGGATCCGACGCGCATTCTGGTGATGAGCCAGGTGTTGTTAAGCTTCGGTATTGCGCTGGCGCTGGTGCCGCTGCTGGTCTTTACCAGCGACAGCAAACTGATGGGCGAGCTGGTCAACACGCCGCTGGTAAAACGCATTGGCTGGCTGATCGTGTTGCTGGTGGTGGTGCTGAATATGTGGCTGCTGGTGGGAACAGTAACAGGTCTTTAA
- the ypeC gene encoding DUF2502 domain-containing protein, which translates to MFRSLILAAVLMASAPLVANAGEITLLPSIKLQIGDRDNYGNYWDGGRWRDRDYWHHHYQWRENRWRPHDRGYHRGWDKRKAYERGYREGWRDRDDHGGRGRHGHGHGHHH; encoded by the coding sequence ATGTTCAGGTCACTGATACTGGCAGCTGTTTTAATGGCTTCTGCCCCGCTGGTGGCAAATGCCGGCGAAATCACCCTGCTGCCCTCAATAAAATTACAAATTGGCGATCGTGATAATTACGGTAACTACTGGGACGGCGGCCGCTGGCGCGACCGTGATTACTGGCATCATCACTATCAATGGCGTGAAAACCGCTGGCGTCCACACGATCGCGGCTATCACCGCGGCTGGGACAAACGTAAAGCCTACGAGCGCGGCTATCGTGAAGGCTGGCGCGATCGCGATGACCACGGTGGACGCGGTCGTCACGGGCATGGTCATGGCCATCATCATTAA
- the mgrA gene encoding L-glyceraldehyde 3-phosphate reductase encodes MVYQADPERYKKMEFRRCGESGLKLPAVSLGLWHNFGDATLVETSRQLLRRAFDLGITHFDLANNYGPPPGSAERHFGRILQEDFSPWRDELIISTKAGYTMWEGPYGDWGSRKYLIASLDQSLKRMGLEYVDIFYHHRPDPETPLKETMRALDHIVRQGKALYVGLSNYPADMARQAIDILNDLGTPCLIHQPKYSMFERWVEDELLDVLAEKGVGSIAFSPLAGGQLTDRYLQGIPADSRAASGSRFLNPDQLTEAKLRKVRQLNDLAQQRGQKLSQMALAWVLRDDKVTSVLIGASKVAQIDDAVGMLANRHFSADECTAIDHILNSPE; translated from the coding sequence ATGGTTTATCAGGCCGATCCTGAGCGCTATAAAAAGATGGAGTTCCGCCGCTGTGGCGAGAGCGGTTTAAAGCTACCGGCGGTGTCGCTGGGGCTGTGGCATAACTTCGGAGACGCCACCCTAGTAGAAACCAGCCGCCAGCTGCTGCGCCGGGCTTTTGATCTCGGCATCACTCATTTCGATCTCGCCAACAACTACGGGCCGCCGCCGGGCTCCGCTGAGCGGCACTTTGGTCGTATCCTGCAGGAAGATTTTAGCCCGTGGCGCGATGAGCTGATCATCTCCACGAAGGCAGGCTACACCATGTGGGAGGGTCCTTACGGCGACTGGGGGTCGCGTAAATATCTTATCGCCAGCCTCGATCAGAGCCTGAAACGCATGGGCCTTGAGTATGTGGACATCTTCTATCACCATCGCCCGGATCCGGAAACGCCGCTGAAAGAGACCATGCGCGCGCTGGATCACATCGTACGCCAGGGCAAGGCGCTGTACGTGGGCCTGTCGAATTACCCGGCGGATATGGCGCGGCAGGCAATTGATATTCTTAACGATCTCGGCACGCCCTGCCTGATCCATCAGCCAAAATATTCGATGTTTGAGCGCTGGGTGGAAGATGAATTGCTGGATGTGCTGGCGGAGAAAGGCGTCGGCAGCATTGCTTTCTCGCCGCTGGCGGGTGGACAGCTGACCGACCGCTATTTACAGGGCATTCCTGCGGATTCCCGCGCCGCCAGCGGTAGCCGTTTCCTCAACCCCGATCAGCTCACCGAAGCAAAACTGCGTAAGGTGCGTCAGTTAAACGATCTGGCGCAGCAACGCGGCCAGAAGCTGTCGCAGATGGCGCTGGCCTGGGTGCTGCGTGACGATAAAGTAACGTCCGTGCTGATTGGCGCAAGTAAAGTGGCGCAGATTGACGATGCGGTCGGCATGCTGGCAAATCGCCACTTCAGCGCGGATGAATGTACCGCCATCGACCACATACTGAACAGCCCGGAATAA